From one Mya arenaria isolate MELC-2E11 chromosome 4, ASM2691426v1 genomic stretch:
- the LOC128230926 gene encoding zinc finger MYM-type protein 1-like encodes MFKRMFETATATACPEATGTAPSEHANSMDLDLSATESDSTKPGQAQPVKSTHSGPSYPDIATAASGELEAKWKWSILKDTWTDCHMFNFPSRSIHGKMRKLSSSWLTDHPWLRYSISTDALFCAPCFVFGRKDAKEKTFISTPVKDWSNLAKYVKRHELAESNHHNVTAMAEHFLDIQSGKMEPITSSVSDSHRRLVEQNRHILRKIIEVIVLCGKQNIAIRGNTEERSNFLAILHSKAADDPILAQHLNVPENRRATYTSPDIQNELICLCAEQIQIEIVQACNDAVCFALIADESTDKSTKEQVSVCLRFVQRGSGSQQFRVREDFLGFVQASRTTGEVLAELLLTSLENHGIEVDKMRSQAYDGAANMSGKHRGVQARIRQRVPSALYVHCRAHCLNLAVMHSSKDPCIRSVMTTVQEVGFAFDYSAKRLNFFVDELAADQDAQEKLKKRTKLRTLCETRWTSRADALSTFKSAYSVVVHALEQLQEDGDDKAGQHLASIMKFDFIIGLVVAEHVMQSTVPLSYLLQAVDCDLLEATRESQTLIRQFQNERADPNVWEALFQSAKDIAAEFEIEPSMPRLAQRQRNRANPPANDPQQYWQRALYFPFLDHLCQELSDRLIVAEERFRAQYLIPSKLNLCTDGMVDLIFAGYSVDLPQGNQSFHNEVRRWKARWQLMDENDKPSTLGETVASTNPDLYKGVYTVLTILLTMLASSATAERSFSVMRRVKTYLRSTMRTERMTGLALMHVYRDVNIDIDQVVSKFAGSKSRRLDFV; translated from the exons ATGTTCAAGCGGATGTTTGAAACCGCGACAGCGACTGCGTGCCCAGAAGCAACCGGCACGGCACCTTCGGAGCATGCAAACAGCATGGACCTAGATCTATCTGCCACAGAATCTGACAGCACCAAACCTGGACAGGCTCAGCCAGTTAAGTCTACCCACAGTGGTCCTTCATATCCTGATATAGCTACTGCGGCAAGTGGAGAACTTGAAGCAAAGTGGAAATGGTCGATATTGAAAGACACATGGACTGACTGCCATATGTTCAACTTTCCCTCAAG AAGCATCCATGGGAAAATGAGAAAGCTGTCATCAAGCTGGTTGACAGACCACCCCTGGCTCAGATACTCGATTTCTACAGATGCCTTATTCTGCGCCCCCTGTTTCGTATTTGGACGGAAAGATGCGAAGGAGAAAACTTTCATCAGTACACCAGTGAAGGATTGGTCCAACCTAGCCAAGTACGTCAAGAGGCACGAATTAGCAGAGTCAAACCATCACAATGTTACAGCTATGGCGGAACATTTTCTTGATATACAATCAGGTAAGATGGAACCCATCACAAGTTCTGTATCGGACAGTCACAGACGCCTAGTGGAGCAGAACCGCCATATTCTCAGGAAAATTATAGAAGTAATCGTCCTTTGTGGTAAGCAAAATATCGCTATCAGAGGTAATACAGAAGAACGAAGCAATTTTTTAGCCATACTGCATTCAAAGGCAGCAGATGACCCTATCCTAGCACAGCATCTAAATGTTCCAGAAAATCGTAGGGCAACATACACATCGCCCGACATACAGAATGAACTGATCTGTTTGTGTGCTGAGCAGATACAGATCGAAATTGTGCAGGCATGCAATGATGCAGTCTGTTTCGCTCTTATAGCCGATGAGTCGACCGACAAGTCAACAAAAGAACAGGTGTCCGTGTGTCTGCGATTTGTCCAACGTGGAAGCGGTTCCCAGCAATTTAGAGTCCGTGAAGATTTTCTTGGATTTGTTCAAGCAAGTAGAACAACTGGCGAGGTACTTGCAGAACTACTCTTGACCTCTCTTGAAAATCATGGAATCGAAGTAGATAAGATGCGGTCTCAGGCTTATGATGGTGCCGCAAATATGTCTGGAAAGCACAGGGGCGTACAGGCACGAATTCGTCAACGGGTGCCGTCTGCGCTGTATGTACACTGTAGAGCCCACTGCCTCAACCTAGCAGTTATGCATAGCAGCAAGGACCCATGCATAAGGTCAGTGATGACAACTGTGCAAGAGGTAGGGTTTGCATTTGATTATTCGGCCAAAAGACTAAACTTCTTTGTTGATGAACTTGCTGCTGACCAAGACGCACAGGAAAAGCTGAAGAAACGCACCAAACTGAGAACTCTGTGTGAAACTAGGTGGACTAGCCGAGCCGATGCCCTCTCAACGTTCAAGTCAGCATACAGCGTTGTTGTTCATGCCCTTGAACAGCTACAGGAGGATGGCGATGACAAGGCAGGCCAACACTTGGCGTCGATCATGAAGTTTGACTTCATAATCGGACTGGTCGTTGCTGAGCACGTTATGCAAAGTACAGTTCCGTTGTCTTATCTTCTTCAGGCAGTCGACTGCGATTTGCTTGAGGCAACGCGAGAAAGTCAAACCCTCATCCGCCAGTTTCAAAACGAAAGGGCAGACCCTAATGTCTGGGAAGCATTGTTTCAGAGCGCTAAAGATATTGCAGCAGAATTTGAGATTGAACCTTCAATGCCCCGTCTTGCTCAACGCCAACGAAACCGGGCAAACCCACCGGCCAATGATCCACAACAGTATTGGCAGCGAGCTCTCTACTTCCCTTTCTTGGACCATTTGTGTCAAGAACTTAGCGACAGATTGATTGTGGCCGAGGAAAGATTCCGTGCACAGTACTTGATTCCATCCAAGTTGAACCTTTGCACAGACGGAATGGTGGATCTCATTTTTGCGGGGTATTCGGTGGACCTACCTCAGGGAAACCAGTCATTCCATAACGAGGTTAGGCGGTGGAAGGCTAGATGGCAATTGATGGATGAAAATGACAAACCAAGCACATTGGGTGAAACTGTAGCATCAACCAATCCGGATCTTTACAAGGGAGTTTATACAGTACTCACCATTCTTCTGACCATGCTGGCATCATCTGCTACTGCTGAACGGAGCTTTAGCGTTATGCGCAGGGTGAAAACCTACCTGAGGTCGACGATGCGGACAGAGCGCATGACAGGACTTGCCCTGATGCACGTATATCGGGAtgttaacattgacattgaccaGGTAGTGTCTAAATTCGCTGGAAGCAAAAGCCGAAGGCTTGACTTTGTTTAA